The following are from one region of the Rhizobacter sp. AJA081-3 genome:
- a CDS encoding antitoxin Xre/MbcA/ParS toxin-binding domain-containing protein, translating to MSIPEEHPEIANGRTSRRVQEPHGGEHAAGSAPARLFSPNSATVAALLGGPKILQCESLEMLDMHNAIMRGLPAATLVHLTKSLVHLGVLDLGRALGVSERTIHRHVEQNSGRLGTALGSRVWRFAELLSHAMIVFGGQEKAERWLSSNVMGLDGMRPIDLLQTSVGAKLIDELLGRLEYGVYT from the coding sequence GTGAGCATTCCTGAAGAACACCCGGAGATCGCCAACGGAAGAACGAGCCGTCGCGTGCAAGAGCCGCATGGCGGTGAGCACGCAGCCGGGTCTGCACCCGCCAGGCTCTTCTCGCCGAACAGCGCGACTGTCGCTGCATTGCTGGGTGGGCCCAAGATCCTGCAATGCGAATCGCTTGAGATGCTCGATATGCACAACGCAATCATGCGGGGATTACCGGCGGCAACTTTGGTGCACCTCACGAAGTCACTGGTCCACCTCGGCGTGTTGGACTTGGGCCGTGCTCTGGGTGTGAGCGAACGAACCATCCATCGCCATGTCGAGCAGAACTCGGGGCGACTGGGAACAGCGTTAGGAAGCAGGGTGTGGCGCTTTGCCGAGTTGTTGTCACACGCAATGATCGTGTTCGGCGGCCAAGAGAAGGCCGAGCGTTGGTTGAGTTCCAACGTGATGGGGCTGGATGGCATGCGGCCGATCGACTTGCTTCAGACCTCCGTGGGTGCGAAGTTGATCGACGAGCTCCTTGGCCGTCTCGAGTACGGCGTGTACACGTGA